In the Setaria italica strain Yugu1 chromosome VI, Setaria_italica_v2.0, whole genome shotgun sequence genome, one interval contains:
- the LOC101758298 gene encoding cytosolic sulfotransferase 5: protein MAQAKIETSHGGPEEGESLTSRLPTREGWWKPFFLFQGFWLTPEVIRSTVLMQAQFRPRADDIFLATYPKCGTTWLKALAFTVANRSRHPVASHAHPVLTSNPQDLVPFLVLRPIKELEALPSPRLLSTHLSCTSLPSGASTLGCRIVYLCREPKDVLVSTWHFFTNKVHKDFHIDLGKAFEFFCEGFSIGGPFWEHCLGYWKQSMEEPGRVLFLKYDEMMANPAEHVKILAEFLGVPFTEKEESAGVVEEVVRLCSFENLKSLPVNSTGVSDRVGGLPTENSSFFRSGKVGDWKNHLTEEMASKLDCIVEEKLKGSGLSF from the coding sequence ATGGCTCAAGCCAAAATTGAGACCAGCCATGGCGGtccagaggagggagagagccTCACATCCAGGCTTCCGACCagagaaggatggtggaaaccgTTCTTCCTCTTCCAAGGCTTCTGGCTCACGCCCGAAGTGATCAGGAGCACCGTGCTCATGCAAGCCCAGTTCCGGCCACGCGCCGACGACATCTTCCTCGCCACATACCCAAAGTGCGGCACCACCTGGCTGAAGGCCCTCGCGTTCACAGTTGCCAACCGCTCCCGGCACCCGGTCGCTAGCCATGCCCACCCCGTGCTCACCAGCAACCCTCAGGATCTCGTGCCATTCCTGGTGCTCCGCCCTATCAAAGAGCTTGAGGCGCTCCCGTCCCCGAGACTCCTTAGCACGCACCTCTCGTGCACATCGCTACCCTCAGGCGCATCAACCCTTGGTTGCCGGATCGTGTACCTGTGCCGGGAGCCCAAGGACGTCCTTGTGTCCACGTGGCACTTTTTCACGAACAAGGTGCACAAGGATTTCCACATAGATTTGGGTAAGGCTTTCGAGTTCTTTTGCGAAGGGTTCTCTATCGGTGGGCCTTTCTGGGAGCATTGCCTTGGGTATTGGAAGCAAAGCATGGAAGAGCCGGGAAGAGTTCTTTTCTTGAAGTACGATGAGATGATGGCTAACCCTGCTGAGCATGTGAAGATACTCGCTGAGTTTCTTGGTGTTCCATTCACTGAGAAGGAGGAGAGTGCTGgagtggtggaggaggtggtgaggCTGTGCAGCTTCGAGAACCTCAAGAGCCTGCCGGTAAACTCCACGGGAGTGTCTGATCGGGTTGGCGGGCTGCCGACAGAGAACTCTTCGTTTTTCAGGTCTGGGAAGGTTGGGGATTGGAAGAACCACTTGACGGAAGAGATGGCGAGTAAGTTGGACTGCATCGTTGAGGAGAAACTGAAAGGATCTGGGCTCTCCTTTTGA
- the LOC101757880 gene encoding cytosolic sulfotransferase 5 — MAQAQTETNHGGPKEEESLTSRLPTREGWWKPFFLFQGFWFTPQMVRSTVLVQAQFRPRADDIILATYPKCGTTWLKALAFTVAHRSQHPVASHGHPVLTSHPQDLVPFLELPHRELHPIEELEALPSPRLLSTHLPCTSLPSGASTLGCRIVYLCREPKDVLVSMWHYTNKVRKDFHIDLGKAFEFFCEGVSLGGPFWEHCLGYWKWSMEEPGRVLFLKYDEMMANPAEHVKMLAEFLGVPFTEEEESAGVVEEVVRLCSFENLKSLPVNSTGVSDRVGGLPMENASFFRSGKVGDWKNHLTEEMARKLDCIVEEKLKGSGLSF, encoded by the coding sequence ATGGCTCAAGCTCAGACTGAGACCAACCATGGCGGcccaaaggaggaagagagccTCACATCCAGGCTTCCGACCagagaaggatggtggaaaccgTTCTTCCTCTTCCAAGGCTTCTGGTTCACGCCCCAAATGGTCAGGAGCACCGTGCTCGTGCAAGCCCAGTTCCGGCCACGCGCCGACGACATCATCCTCGCCACATACCCAAAGTGCGGCACCACCTGGCTCAAGGCCCTCGCGTTCACAGTTGCCCACCGCTCCCAGCACCCGGTCGCTAGCCATGGCCACCCCGTGCTCACCAGCCACCCTCAGGATCTCGTGCCATTCCTGGAGCTGCCTCACCGGGAGCTCCACCCTATCGAAGAGCTTGAGGCGCTCCCGTCCCCGAGACTCCTCAGCACGCACCTCCCGTGCACATCGCTACCCTCAGGCGCATCAACCCTTGGTTGCCGGATCGTGTACCTGTGCCGGGAGCCCAAGGACGTCCTTGTGTCCATGTGGCACTACACGAACAAGGTGCGCAAGGATTTCCACATAGATTTGGGTAAGGCTTTCGAGTTCTTTTGCGAAGGGGTCTCTCTCGGTGGGCCTTTCTGGGAGCATTGCCTTGGGTATTGGAAGTGGAGCATGGAAGAGCCGGGAAGAGTTCTTTTCTTGAAGTACGATGAGATGATGGCTAACCCTGCTGAGCATGTGAAGATGCTCGCTGAGTTTCTTGGTGTTCCATTcactgaggaggaggagagtgctggagtggtggaggaggtggtgaggCTGTGCAGCTTCGAGAACCTCAAGAGCCTGCCGGTAAACTCCACGGGAGTGTCTGATCGGGTTGGCGGGCTGCCGATGGAGAACGCTTCGTTTTTCAGGTCTGGGAAGGTTGGGGATTGGAAGAACCACTTGACGGAAGAGATGGCGAGGAAGCTGGACTGCATCGTTGAGGAGAAACTGAAAGGATCTGGGCTCTCCTTTTGA